A stretch of Girardinichthys multiradiatus isolate DD_20200921_A chromosome 20, DD_fGirMul_XY1, whole genome shotgun sequence DNA encodes these proteins:
- the LOC124857485 gene encoding uncharacterized protein LOC124857485 isoform X1, with the protein MSFKPKSHKALGDEEWMARLRGFSSDGVWPSNAGNRPAPRQKKWHALYQKPNLVARKPPGPSLPSLRTPSLAPSSVRTSGPLPSSVRTPSLAPSSVRTSGPPPSSVRTPSLAPSSVRTPSLASSSTTPTHICQTVSPEEPAACVQQSDAAGDAGPGWLPSEMRKTIPVQDQRWMGNTLFHAGKVRPDFKLWYEPPVPALIYHQVPTPDRFFTHRLLVWMPYHQWKVRVFCQACGKHLTGAGVPPHAPALAPTKALRKLTRKVLHNTCKKCGQFRIAETGHSQYRGHIYCPSNESMTKELWL; encoded by the exons ATGAGCTTCAAACCAAAGAGCCATAAAGCCCTGGGAGATGAAGAGTGGATGGCAAGGCTTAGGGGATTTTCCAGCGATGGGGTTTGGCCGTCAAATGCAGGGAATAGACCTGCCCCGAGGCAGAAGAAGTGGCATGCTCTCTATCAGAAG CCCAACTTGGTTGCTCGGAAACCACCGGGCCCCTCTCTGCCCTCTTTGAGGACCCCTAGCCTGGCaccttcctctgtgaggacctctGGCCCCCTtccatcctctgtgaggacccctagcctggcaccttcctctgtgaggacctctGGCCCCCCtccatcctctgtgaggacccctagcctggcaccatcctctgtgaggacccctaGCCTGGCTTCATCATCCACAACACCGACACACATCTGCCAGACAGTTTCACCT GAGGAGCCTGCAGCGTGTGTGCAACAGTCAGATGCAGCTGGTGATGCAGGACCTGGCTGGTTGCCGAGTGAGATGAGGAAGACCATTCCTGTACAGGACCAGAGATGGATGGGAAATACCCTCTTTCATGCCGGCAAAGTGCGCCCAGATTTCAAGTTGTGGTATGAGCCTCCTGTACCAGCCCTCATCTACCACCAGGTTCCAACACCCGATCGTTTTTTTACCCACCGGCTTCTGGTGTGGATGCCCTATCATCAGTGGAAAGTTAGGGTGTTCTGCCAAGCTTGTGGGAAGCATCTTACGGGGGCTGGTGTTCCACCACATGCTCCTGCTCTGGCTCCCACTAAAGCACTCCGAAAACTGACCCGCAAGGTTTTGCACAATACATGCAAAAAATGTGGGCAGTTTAGAATTGCTGAGACAGGACACAGCCAGTATAGAGGACATATTTACTGTCCCTCCAATGAAAGCATGACAAAGGAGCTTTGGCTATAA
- the LOC124857485 gene encoding uncharacterized protein LOC124857485 isoform X2 — protein MSFKPKSHKALGDEEWMARLRGFSSDGVWPSNAGNRPAPRQKKWHALYQKPNLVARKPPGPSLPSLRTPSLAPSSVRTSGPLPSSVRTPSLAPSSVRTSGPPPSSVRTPSLAPSSVRTPSLASSSTTPTHICQTVSPEPAACVQQSDAAGDAGPGWLPSEMRKTIPVQDQRWMGNTLFHAGKVRPDFKLWYEPPVPALIYHQVPTPDRFFTHRLLVWMPYHQWKVRVFCQACGKHLTGAGVPPHAPALAPTKALRKLTRKVLHNTCKKCGQFRIAETGHSQYRGHIYCPSNESMTKELWL, from the exons ATGAGCTTCAAACCAAAGAGCCATAAAGCCCTGGGAGATGAAGAGTGGATGGCAAGGCTTAGGGGATTTTCCAGCGATGGGGTTTGGCCGTCAAATGCAGGGAATAGACCTGCCCCGAGGCAGAAGAAGTGGCATGCTCTCTATCAGAAG CCCAACTTGGTTGCTCGGAAACCACCGGGCCCCTCTCTGCCCTCTTTGAGGACCCCTAGCCTGGCaccttcctctgtgaggacctctGGCCCCCTtccatcctctgtgaggacccctagcctggcaccttcctctgtgaggacctctGGCCCCCCtccatcctctgtgaggacccctagcctggcaccatcctctgtgaggacccctaGCCTGGCTTCATCATCCACAACACCGACACACATCTGCCAGACAGTTTCACCT GAGCCTGCAGCGTGTGTGCAACAGTCAGATGCAGCTGGTGATGCAGGACCTGGCTGGTTGCCGAGTGAGATGAGGAAGACCATTCCTGTACAGGACCAGAGATGGATGGGAAATACCCTCTTTCATGCCGGCAAAGTGCGCCCAGATTTCAAGTTGTGGTATGAGCCTCCTGTACCAGCCCTCATCTACCACCAGGTTCCAACACCCGATCGTTTTTTTACCCACCGGCTTCTGGTGTGGATGCCCTATCATCAGTGGAAAGTTAGGGTGTTCTGCCAAGCTTGTGGGAAGCATCTTACGGGGGCTGGTGTTCCACCACATGCTCCTGCTCTGGCTCCCACTAAAGCACTCCGAAAACTGACCCGCAAGGTTTTGCACAATACATGCAAAAAATGTGGGCAGTTTAGAATTGCTGAGACAGGACACAGCCAGTATAGAGGACATATTTACTGTCCCTCCAATGAAAGCATGACAAAGGAGCTTTGGCTATAA
- the LOC124857485 gene encoding uncharacterized protein LOC124857485 isoform X3, whose product MKSGWQGLGDFPAMGFGRQMQGIDLPRGRRSGMLSIRRTPSLAPSSVRTSGPLPSSVRTPSLAPSSVRTSGPPPSSVRTPSLAPSSVRTPSLASSSTTPTHICQTVSPEEPAACVQQSDAAGDAGPGWLPSEMRKTIPVQDQRWMGNTLFHAGKVRPDFKLWYEPPVPALIYHQVPTPDRFFTHRLLVWMPYHQWKVRVFCQACGKHLTGAGVPPHAPALAPTKALRKLTRKVLHNTCKKCGQFRIAETGHSQYRGHIYCPSNESMTKELWL is encoded by the exons ATGAAGAGTGGATGGCAAGGCTTAGGGGATTTTCCAGCGATGGGGTTTGGCCGTCAAATGCAGGGAATAGACCTGCCCCGAGGCAGAAGAAGTGGCATGCTCTCTATCAGAAG GACCCCTAGCCTGGCaccttcctctgtgaggacctctGGCCCCCTtccatcctctgtgaggacccctagcctggcaccttcctctgtgaggacctctGGCCCCCCtccatcctctgtgaggacccctagcctggcaccatcctctgtgaggacccctaGCCTGGCTTCATCATCCACAACACCGACACACATCTGCCAGACAGTTTCACCT GAGGAGCCTGCAGCGTGTGTGCAACAGTCAGATGCAGCTGGTGATGCAGGACCTGGCTGGTTGCCGAGTGAGATGAGGAAGACCATTCCTGTACAGGACCAGAGATGGATGGGAAATACCCTCTTTCATGCCGGCAAAGTGCGCCCAGATTTCAAGTTGTGGTATGAGCCTCCTGTACCAGCCCTCATCTACCACCAGGTTCCAACACCCGATCGTTTTTTTACCCACCGGCTTCTGGTGTGGATGCCCTATCATCAGTGGAAAGTTAGGGTGTTCTGCCAAGCTTGTGGGAAGCATCTTACGGGGGCTGGTGTTCCACCACATGCTCCTGCTCTGGCTCCCACTAAAGCACTCCGAAAACTGACCCGCAAGGTTTTGCACAATACATGCAAAAAATGTGGGCAGTTTAGAATTGCTGAGACAGGACACAGCCAGTATAGAGGACATATTTACTGTCCCTCCAATGAAAGCATGACAAAGGAGCTTTGGCTATAA